In Pseudomonas hamedanensis, a single window of DNA contains:
- a CDS encoding MarR family transcriptional regulator, giving the protein MPLTDQHRFGMQLAQMSRGWRAELDRRLAGLGLSQARWLVLLHLARFEDAPTQRELAQSVGVEGPTLARLLDSLESQGLVQRQSVLEDRRAKKIVLCAPALPLIEQIETIATQLRHELFDGVDEADLKVCMRVHGHILANLEKS; this is encoded by the coding sequence ATGCCGTTAACCGATCAACACCGCTTTGGCATGCAACTGGCCCAGATGTCCCGTGGCTGGCGTGCCGAACTGGACCGACGACTGGCCGGCCTGGGGCTGTCCCAGGCGCGGTGGCTGGTGCTGCTGCACCTGGCGCGCTTCGAAGATGCCCCGACCCAGAGAGAACTGGCGCAGAGCGTCGGCGTCGAAGGCCCGACCCTGGCACGCTTGCTCGATAGTCTTGAAAGCCAGGGGCTGGTGCAACGCCAGTCCGTGCTTGAAGACCGCCGGGCGAAAAAAATTGTCCTGTGCGCACCTGCGCTGCCGTTGATCGAACAAATTGAAACCATTGCCACACAGCTGCGCCACGAATTGTTCGATGGCGTCGACGAGGCGGATTTAAAGGTGTGCATGCGCGTTCACGGGCACATTCTGGCCAATCTGGAAAAATCCTGA
- the recQ gene encoding DNA helicase RecQ yields the protein MLEQAQRVLKDIFGYDSFRGRQGAIIERVASGGDALVLMPTGGGKSLCFQVPALLREGLAVVVSPLIALMDDQVATLEELGVAAAALNSTLSAEQQRDLAVRIKRGEVKMLYLAPERLVQPRMLAFLQGLDIALFAIDEAHCVSQWGHDFRPEYLQLGQLAEMFPDVPRIALTATADKRTREEIVTRLHLQNAERFLSSFDRPNIFYRIVPKEQPRKQLLAFLAERRSDAGIVYCLSRKKVEEVAAFLSEQGFPALPYHAGLPNDLRAYHQKRFLNEEGLIMVATVAFGMGIDKPNVRFVAHLDLPKSLEAYYQETGRGGRDGLPADAWMAYGLQDVVMLKQMLQNSEGDERHKRLEQHKLDAMLSLCEETRCRRQTLLAYFDEDMPEPCGHCDNCVDGVQTWDATEPARQALSAIFRTGQRYGVGHLVDVLLGKDNEKVRSFGHQHLSVYGVGKALSESEWRSLFRQLVARGLADVDHEGYGGLRLNDSCRPLLKGEVSLELRRDLKPQVSAKTTSKSPASQLVRGEEREQWEALRALRRKLAEEHGVPPYVIFPDSTLLEMLRSQPTSLAEMARVSGVGARKLERYGEAFLEVLGGEAEVPKVVADVRHELITLARAGMTPMQIAGQLQCSEKNVYSMLAEAIGKQQLSLEQALDLPEELMGEVQDAFLDGEGELPSVAEIAELFAGRVPEGVLYCVRAALQSEFEM from the coding sequence ATGCTCGAACAGGCTCAACGCGTCCTCAAGGACATCTTCGGCTACGACAGTTTCCGTGGCCGTCAGGGTGCAATCATTGAGCGTGTGGCCAGCGGCGGTGATGCGCTGGTGCTGATGCCTACCGGTGGCGGCAAGTCCTTGTGCTTCCAGGTGCCGGCGCTGTTGCGTGAAGGTTTGGCGGTGGTGGTTTCGCCTCTGATCGCATTGATGGACGATCAGGTCGCCACCCTTGAAGAGCTGGGCGTGGCCGCTGCCGCGCTGAACTCTACGCTGAGCGCCGAGCAGCAGCGCGATCTGGCGGTGCGGATCAAGCGCGGTGAAGTGAAAATGTTGTACTTGGCGCCCGAACGCTTGGTGCAGCCGCGTATGTTGGCGTTCCTGCAGGGCCTGGACATCGCCTTGTTCGCAATTGACGAAGCCCACTGCGTATCGCAATGGGGCCATGATTTCCGTCCGGAATACCTGCAACTGGGCCAGTTGGCCGAGATGTTCCCGGACGTGCCGCGCATCGCCCTGACGGCCACCGCCGACAAGCGCACTCGCGAAGAAATCGTTACCCGTCTGCACTTGCAGAACGCCGAACGTTTCCTGTCGAGTTTTGACCGCCCGAACATCTTCTACCGCATCGTCCCCAAAGAGCAGCCGCGCAAGCAGTTGCTGGCGTTCCTCGCCGAGCGGCGCAGCGATGCCGGCATCGTTTATTGCCTGTCGCGCAAAAAGGTCGAGGAAGTCGCGGCGTTCCTCAGTGAGCAGGGCTTCCCGGCGCTGCCTTACCACGCCGGCCTGCCCAATGATTTGCGCGCCTATCACCAGAAGCGCTTTCTCAACGAGGAAGGCCTGATCATGGTCGCCACCGTGGCGTTCGGCATGGGCATCGACAAGCCCAACGTGCGTTTTGTCGCCCACCTCGATCTGCCGAAATCCCTTGAAGCCTATTACCAGGAAACCGGTCGCGGTGGTCGTGACGGCCTGCCGGCGGATGCGTGGATGGCCTACGGTCTGCAAGACGTGGTGATGCTCAAGCAGATGCTGCAAAACTCCGAAGGCGACGAGCGGCACAAGCGTCTGGAGCAGCACAAGCTCGACGCCATGCTCTCGCTGTGCGAAGAAACCCGCTGTCGCCGCCAGACGCTGCTGGCCTACTTCGACGAAGACATGCCTGAGCCCTGCGGCCACTGCGACAACTGCGTCGATGGCGTGCAGACCTGGGACGCGACCGAGCCGGCGCGCCAGGCGTTGTCGGCGATTTTCCGTACCGGACAGCGCTATGGCGTCGGCCATCTGGTCGACGTGTTGTTGGGCAAGGACAACGAAAAAGTCCGCAGCTTCGGCCATCAGCATCTGTCAGTGTACGGTGTCGGCAAGGCCCTGAGCGAGAGCGAATGGCGCTCGCTGTTCCGCCAGTTGGTGGCGCGTGGGCTGGCCGATGTCGACCATGAAGGCTACGGGGGTTTGCGCCTGAACGACAGCTGCCGACCGCTGCTCAAGGGCGAAGTGAGCCTGGAGTTGCGCCGCGATCTCAAACCGCAAGTCAGCGCCAAGACCACCAGCAAGAGCCCGGCCAGTCAGTTGGTGCGCGGCGAAGAGCGCGAACAGTGGGAAGCCTTGCGCGCCCTGCGGCGCAAGCTGGCCGAAGAACACGGTGTGCCGCCGTACGTTATTTTCCCCGATTCGACCTTGCTGGAAATGCTCCGCAGCCAACCGACCTCGCTGGCGGAAATGGCCCGGGTCAGCGGCGTTGGCGCGCGCAAGCTGGAGCGCTACGGCGAGGCCTTCCTCGAAGTGCTCGGCGGCGAGGCGGAGGTGCCGAAGGTGGTGGCCGACGTACGCCACGAGCTGATTACCCTGGCCCGCGCCGGGATGACGCCGATGCAGATCGCCGGGCAGTTGCAGTGCTCGGAGAAGAACGTTTACAGCATGCTCGCCGAGGCCATCGGCAAGCAGCAACTGTCGCTTGAGCAGGCGCTGGACTTGCCTGAAGAGCTGATGGGCGAGGTGCAGGATGCGTTTCTCGATGGGGAGGGCGAGTTGCCGTCGGTCGCCGAAATTGCAGAGCTGTTCGCCGGGCGGGTGCCCGAGGGCGTGCTTTATTGTGTGCGGGCGGCGCTGCAATCTGAATTCGAGATGTGA
- a CDS encoding UPF0149 family protein — protein MSFAEQLTRLQVFLDADELHEEALDYVAAHGYLTALSICSEDVPEREWIDALFAEEPHYSDEAQRAEIEATLIGLKAHIARQLASDEEFELPCELDLGEEPDDSDLRGWCIGFMEGVFLREAAWFETAEEEVSEMLLPIMVGSGLFDEQPEFEDIAKDANLMDDMIVQIPEALTALYLLCQAPDEKPAILKPRHH, from the coding sequence ATGTCCTTCGCTGAGCAACTGACCCGCCTGCAAGTCTTCCTCGACGCCGACGAGCTGCACGAAGAGGCGCTGGATTACGTCGCCGCCCACGGTTACCTGACCGCGCTGTCGATCTGCTCCGAAGACGTCCCGGAGCGCGAGTGGATCGACGCGCTGTTTGCCGAAGAGCCGCACTACAGCGACGAAGCCCAGCGCGCCGAAATCGAAGCCACGCTGATCGGCCTCAAAGCCCACATCGCCCGTCAACTGGCCTCGGATGAAGAATTCGAACTGCCTTGCGAACTGGACCTGGGTGAAGAGCCGGACGACTCGGATCTGCGCGGCTGGTGCATCGGCTTCATGGAAGGCGTGTTCCTGCGCGAAGCGGCCTGGTTCGAAACCGCCGAAGAAGAGGTCAGCGAAATGCTCCTGCCGATCATGGTCGGCTCCGGCCTGTTCGACGAACAGCCAGAGTTCGAAGACATCGCCAAGGACGCCAACCTGATGGATGACATGATCGTGCAGATCCCGGAAGCGCTGACCGCGCTGTACCTGCTGTGCCAGGCACCCGACGAAAAACCGGCGATTCTCAAGCCACGCCACCACTAA
- a CDS encoding YbaN family protein, with translation MDNPIGNRPLMLRYVLLAIGWLSVALGVIGIFLPVLPTTPFLLLAAACFARSSPRFYHWLVEHPRLGPWIRGYLEGNGIPLKGKVYAIGLMWVSILFSCYLVPLLWARGFMLTSAVLVTVYILRQKTLHKR, from the coding sequence ATGGACAATCCCATAGGCAACCGTCCCCTGATGTTGCGCTACGTCCTGCTGGCTATCGGCTGGCTCAGCGTGGCATTGGGGGTGATCGGCATCTTCCTGCCCGTCCTGCCCACCACCCCTTTCCTTCTGCTCGCTGCGGCCTGTTTCGCGCGCAGCTCCCCGCGCTTTTATCACTGGCTGGTCGAGCATCCTCGGCTCGGGCCGTGGATCCGTGGTTACCTTGAGGGCAACGGCATTCCGCTCAAGGGCAAGGTTTATGCGATCGGGCTGATGTGGGTGAGCATTCTGTTCTCGTGTTATCTGGTGCCACTGCTGTGGGCGCGGGGATTCATGTTGACCAGTGCCGTGTTGGTAACTGTTTATATTTTGCGGCAGAAGACACTCCATAAGCGCTGA